In Arthrobacter citreus, a single genomic region encodes these proteins:
- a CDS encoding glycosyltransferase family protein, producing the protein MKVVAIIQARMGSTRLPGKVLLKVLNKPLLAYQIERVKRAKLIDEIIVATTTNEIDLEIVNFCEFMSISCYRGSEDDVLSRYFEAASLYNADLIVRLTSDCPLIDPTIIDTVINEFILNMHHIDYASNTVQRSFPIGMDIEVMSFSLLKTINQLQLPESYREHVTPFIYRSQKYTNRQIVQKVNKSHIRLTVDTPEDFKLISTIIEEIYPINPFFTLQDLYNLFERKPELLTINYHIKQKQIEEFNEQ; encoded by the coding sequence ATGAAAGTTGTCGCTATAATTCAAGCACGAATGGGTTCTACAAGATTACCTGGTAAAGTACTGTTAAAAGTATTGAATAAACCTTTATTAGCCTATCAAATAGAACGGGTAAAAAGAGCAAAGCTAATTGACGAAATCATAGTAGCAACAACTACAAACGAAATAGATCTAGAAATCGTGAATTTTTGTGAATTCATGTCTATATCTTGTTACCGTGGCTCAGAGGATGATGTTTTATCCAGATATTTTGAAGCAGCGTCTTTGTACAATGCAGATCTAATCGTTCGACTCACTTCTGATTGTCCTTTAATCGATCCAACTATTATCGACACGGTTATCAATGAATTCATATTAAATATGCATCATATTGACTATGCTTCGAATACTGTTCAAAGGAGTTTCCCTATTGGGATGGACATTGAAGTGATGTCTTTTTCTTTATTAAAGACAATTAATCAGTTACAACTACCTGAATCTTATCGAGAACATGTTACCCCCTTTATATACCGCTCACAAAAATATACCAATAGACAAATCGTTCAAAAAGTAAATAAAAGTCATATTCGACTTACCGTTGATACTCCTGAAGATTTTAAGTTGATCAGTACGATTATCGAGGAAATCTATCCAATTAATCCTTTCTTCACATTACAGGACCTATACAATTTATTCGAAAGAAAGCCTGAATTATTAACGATTAATTACCATATTAAGCAAAAGCAAATAGAGGAATTTAATGAACAGTAA